TCTACGAGGAGCTGAACAGCGCCACCCTGCTTGGCCAGGCGCGGGATTCCGGCTGCGAAAACGCTCGTAGCCGCTACCGCGGAAAGAGTGACCATTACAACCACTCGTCCGAGCTTCATGTGATGTGTCTCCCGCGGAGTCGCAAAGGAAATGCCCCGGTTTCCACCTGCTCAAGAGTCAACTCACCCACTGGGCCGGTTGGCCAGGCCCTCCCTCGGACTCTACAATCGTAACCCGGAGCCGGCCAGGTCTCGGGGCATCCTGCGAAGCATGTCGCCCCCTGAAGGAACACTCGCGGCTCGGCCTCATGATGCAGCGGAGGCCATGGCTCGGAAGGTTTTACTGCGCAACGAGTCCGTGCCTGCGCAAGAACTCCCGAATCTCCGCGAAGCAGTCAATCAGCGTTTTCCGGTCAAAGCCACCGTGTTTGCCTCCCGCGACGGTCACCAACTTATTGGGTACGCCGGCTGCGTCCAACGCGGCATGGAGGCGCGTGGCCTGTCCGTAAGGGACAACGTCGTCTTCACTGCCATGGATGGTGATGATTGGCGGCAGCCCTTTGCGCACGTAGGAGATGGGCGATACCTCACGAGCCAACTCCTCACGTTCCTTCATACTGCCAAACCACTCGATCGCATAGTGCTTGGCGTTAGGCCCTTGCAGCAGCTCCGCCACATCCGTAATGCCGTACCAGTTGACGATGGCAGCAACAGCCACTGCCGGTTCCTGCGCACCACTCCAGCGAACGCTGCCCTCCGTCGGGCACTGGCGGTCGAACGGCGAATACTGCGGCAACATGCCAGTGATGAGCGCGAGATGCCCGCCGGCCGAGCCTCCGGTCAGCACAAGCTTGCTGCGGTCGATACCGTACTCTGCGGCGTGGCTCCACACCCAACGCAGTGCACAACGGCAGTCCTCCACCGCCGCAGGTGCCAAAGAGTTCCGCGCAATGCGGTATTCGATGTTCACCGCTACCCAGCCCAAACGCAAATACGGCAACAGCTGCAACACATTCCGCTCCTTCTGCCCCGCCACCCATCCACCGCCGTGAAACAGCAGCACCGCTGGCCGCATCCTTGAGCGGTCCTTCGGCACATACAAGTCCAGCTTCAAGTCAGTGTTGTTGGCAGTGTGGTACGTGACATCAGGTATGATATCGTACTCACCAGCCACGTAGTCGACCCAGGGGTCCGCAGGTGGCTGCTGCCCTTGGGCCAGAAGCAACGGACCCCACAAAAGCATAACGATGATCGTGGCAACTCGCGATCGACTCATCAATCCTCCTTTTCCCGAATTAT
The Calditrichota bacterium genome window above contains:
- a CDS encoding alpha/beta hydrolase; the encoded protein is MLLWGPLLLAQGQQPPADPWVDYVAGEYDIIPDVTYHTANNTDLKLDLYVPKDRSRMRPAVLLFHGGGWVAGQKERNVLQLLPYLRLGWVAVNIEYRIARNSLAPAAVEDCRCALRWVWSHAAEYGIDRSKLVLTGGSAGGHLALITGMLPQYSPFDRQCPTEGSVRWSGAQEPAVAVAAIVNWYGITDVAELLQGPNAKHYAIEWFGSMKEREELAREVSPISYVRKGLPPIITIHGSEDDVVPYGQATRLHAALDAAGVPNKLVTVAGGKHGGFDRKTLIDCFAEIREFLRRHGLVAQ